One window of the Pseudobdellovibrionaceae bacterium genome contains the following:
- a CDS encoding DUF4339 domain-containing protein: MSKWFLNIDEDVSGPFSTEEVKAKMALGLPETCLIWGRAQDEWRSLGWWEQELPRLMESHHHEIEHRKWHYAHDGQSHGPMSREDLIEALGKLSSFQGVMLWSKGMKGWAPVYEFHDVMDEIGVNRREHPRARIKGTVTIHKDDLITIAQLHSVSQGGLGITGLSGVIAGQEIQMEIKSPSLSESIRVKGEVRYHTESGYTGIQFSQISTETKSVLIDYIKRSALTTIKEAA; encoded by the coding sequence ATGAGTAAATGGTTTTTAAATATCGATGAAGATGTTTCGGGACCTTTTTCCACCGAGGAAGTGAAGGCCAAAATGGCTCTCGGTCTACCCGAGACGTGTCTGATATGGGGGCGCGCCCAAGACGAATGGCGCTCTTTGGGCTGGTGGGAGCAGGAACTTCCCCGACTAATGGAGTCCCATCATCACGAGATTGAACACCGCAAATGGCATTACGCTCACGACGGACAGTCTCACGGCCCGATGAGCCGTGAAGATCTGATCGAAGCACTAGGAAAGCTATCCTCCTTCCAAGGCGTCATGCTTTGGAGTAAGGGCATGAAGGGCTGGGCGCCGGTCTATGAATTCCATGATGTGATGGATGAAATCGGCGTCAACCGTCGGGAGCATCCCCGAGCACGTATCAAGGGGACAGTAACCATCCACAAGGATGATCTGATTACCATTGCCCAACTCCATTCTGTGAGTCAGGGAGGCCTAGGCATTACAGGTCTCAGTGGTGTCATTGCTGGCCAGGAAATTCAAATGGAGATCAAGAGCCCCTCCCTATCGGAGTCAATCCGAGTTAAGGGCGAAGTTCGCTACCACACTGAAAGCGGATATACGGGCATTCAATTCAGTCAGATTTCCACCGAAACAAAGTCGGTTCTCATCGATTACATCAAACGCTCGGCGCTGACGACCATCAAAGAGGCCGCTTAA